The Melanotaenia boesemani isolate fMelBoe1 chromosome 11, fMelBoe1.pri, whole genome shotgun sequence genome includes the window GAAGGGATTAGAAATAGaaagagaaagttaaaaataatccagatttcataatatgaaaatgaatggCGACAGGGGATGTGTATGGAAAAATGTGGGGGTTGGTGATTTCTTTATCTGCTAAGACAGATTTATTTACTTAGGTTGGCTCTAATCTAGTTCTCCTTGACCTTTTTTGTTGGATTCCCTGTTGAGTAATAAACAAAAGTGTCAGCATTCACTTTAAACTGAAACATCTTGATATCAGTGCCATGGACATGCTAGCAGTCAGAAACCCCAAAAGCCAATGTTGAATGCAAGTTAtgttggggggaaaaaagggagCAATGACATATGACTGAGCAAAGTTTAGAAGGAGGTTTGGTTAGAATCTTCAATTCCAAAAGAATTTCAATGAGGAGGATCTCCACAGAGCAGATTGAGACAAAGTGAGGGGGTTTTCAAACATGAAGGATGTCATTAATCATATAACCCTGAGcatttcagctttaaaaaaaaataaaaaagcaatacTATAATGCTGGAAAACAAGTGTGACTGTGGCTTTTTGAATAACCAAAACCATTTTTTGACAGCATGTACCATATGCACTGCAAGAAGTATCACTTATGGGaattgtctctttgtttttactgctcTCATcggggttttgttttttcagatgAATCAAGCTATAACTACAGTCAACAAAGCTCTAGAAAATTCTTTGCTCTAAAACTAGCAAACACTGCTCAGCAAACAATTTTATTAACAGCTGGTGAGCATTTTATGAGCCAGATATTCCCCTCAGGAATGAAGAGAATATCTGGCCAAAACAGACAGTACATTAATCAGACAACCATGCAACACAACCCAATTTGCACGGCAACAACCCTCATgcatccatcatttctctgttacaAGGGCAGGACATGGAGCTGTCTAGAGGCAAGATGGAACAAGATGAGCCGGCTGGCTTTATGCATGGATTTGagcataataataacaatgatggaacaaccaaaaaacaaaaagtgattTGCACGGAACATTTATTGGGCCTTCAAGTTCAACAAGTGGCTTGCTCTTTCTTCAGATAGAACACAGCAAAAACCGGCACATTTAAGGCATAGttgcgaatggtgattaatcaagattaattaaattGTAAGCTGTgaataatctgattaaaattttgaatcatttgacagccctgatTTACAAGTTTCTTTTTCAACCAAAGTTCCCCACATGACTGTTAACATACATACATGAAATTGCTACATACTACTcagactacaaaaaaaaaacccagataCCTTCTAGTACCACAACGTTTACACTTGCTTCTGTTACTGGTGTTTATCAGACACCTTCCATACAAACTACCCTTTAAAGTTCAATTCAGGTTTTTCAGTCTTACATACACATTCTTATCAAAGACAGAAAAGTCATTACCTGGCCATGCCCAGACTAGAAAACCCTGCTGGGACGATAAGAACATCAAGACGAGGAAAGGGATGCACACCCAGAACAGCATGGGCTGCAGCCAAACACTGAGGTAACAGCTTCAGTACTCCCTACAGCAAAAACAGTAATacagaaaggtttcacaaaacATTGAATAATTACTAGTTATATTACTTAATAACTAGTTTATTTAGTATATGATTTGCTCTGTTACAACTATCCCTCACTCTTcttgcagacatttttttttactgacaaAGCGTTAGTGTACACTTTTAGAGTACAGAGAATCTTCCTTGCCCTCACAAGAATAGTCTCATCCTTATACCATTTTGCAGAGAAACATTGGTTGAAAACCTCTGgcacagtaaaacacaaagattaACGATGCTAACAATCTCTTCTAATCTTATAAAATCTAATTAGATGAGGTCTCAGTGGCTTGTTGTCAGAACTCCACCTGGGCCTTCTGCAGCAGGCAGACAGGGCTAAATACACGGTGAGGAATCACCCGCTGGGACCAAGCCGACTGCTCTGTAAACCGGCAAGGGTAGTCGTCATGGGAACAACTGATGCCGTCATCTACCATGCCTGAATAATCAGTTGCAAAGAGCTTCTCATCCTCCAGGGAAGAGTGACAGAATGTAGAGTCTGACCTGGCGGTCTGGTTTCTGCTGCTGTGGATTGAAACAGGGCAGAAAAGTTTAATCAAAGGTTAATAATGATgattaattgaattttattattgaaaGAATACATAAATCTGGAGCTGAAAAACCACATATGGCACAGTGTGCAGTCCTTCTTCCCTAAGCAAGGGAATGGCAGAAGTGGGAATATGGAATATATATCCTACATCAAAAAGGGAAACCACAGCTATTCCAAAATATTGGAGTGCCGACATGCAATCTCATTCACATAATCCAATATCCATCCCAACTCCATCCTCATCACCAGAACTGTTCCAAAGATGCTGGGTGAAGGCCAACTTTCCTTCCAGTCattcactgaaaataaagagCTTCCTTGTACAGAAGTTGGAGATTCATGGAGCAATGGTGGGGCTGCTGCTGTAGGAAAACCatgaggggaggaggaggattaCTGGAAACCACTGGCAGACCTGCCAACCTCCTGGCCAGTGGAGAGGGAGACCCCAGCCCAACCCTGCCCAGCCCACACTGAACTAGCCTTCTATAATGCTCcaacccacattttatttcctgtACTCCTATAAAAATTTATCCTGGCCTCACTTTTCCCTCCAAAGATAATTTTTTGCTGGCCAATTGACTAAATGTACTATAAAGCAAGCTTTAACGTATTTGTCATAAAAAGCTAATTGCTCACTGAACCCTGTCCATCACCCGAACTTCAACTGTACCATTTTTGGTATTGTAAAAGGAAAGTTTCACCATGGAATGTTGAAGGGCCAGATTTGGGTTAATAACAgtctgaagaggaggaggtcctggaagaagaaaaggacacaggaaaactaataaaataccTGCCAGTCTGGAGTGGAAAGTCCTTTACTACTTCACTAGAGGAGCTTCCAAGTCCAGCCACAAGCTCAGTCTCAGTCCATTCCTCATAATCAGCTCTGTGTTCAGGAGTTTTGCCGCAATAACAACTGTCTTCAACTTTGTTTTCCAACACTGGAGGAGTTTCCACTGTGACATTGCGCCAGTGGCCCACTGCCAAAGTAAAGGTGGACGCAGGCATGGGCATTGTGACGTAGTAATTCCAGAATAAAAAATCTGcagaataaatgaaagaataaaaaggatTGAAATGTCAAATATAGAAAAGTAGAGAGAAGATTAGCTTACTTTTgaccattaaaaaagaaatgcacaATATCAGGGAAATTCAACCTGATGCGTTAATCTATTTGTTAATTCAGCTTGGTGTGGTGTTACATATGAGTAATTAAACTTTCATCAACATTTATTGCTTTAATAATCTGAGCCATACTTGAATCCCATGTATTTTCATTTCCCTGTCGCAGACAAGAAGATGAcgttttcatttttacagtaaTCCAACCCACACATTTCCGGCGGGTATGGGAAAAACGGATGTCGACACTAATATTTGAAGTGCTGAAACGTGAAGTTTTCAGAAGTCTGAAACAAGGCAACATAAAGACTTTCTTGTTAAGTATCTATGTAAGTATGACACTAAAGTTCAGTCCCTATTATAAAtcagggtttgtttttttcagggttttggatgtttctatgagcccctccttttttttatttgacaagtTAAGTTAATTCTCTTAAATGCATCGATGGCCTACACTTTCTTAAAAGCACTCTGTTTGCTACCAACCAATTTGCAGTAAGTGTTGAGGTTTACTAGTCCTTTTAATGCAATCATTTTGGGCAATTAGTAATTAACATTATGCCATATGCTCTAATGAAAGGTCTGAGTATACAGGGCTTAATATGCTGCACATGATGAAAGATGCACATTATTGATATGCAATTTTGGGCTATGATAAAGATATCAATTTAACTGCTATTCAGTGTCAAAGCTTCACAACAGCTTACGTGTGTTCCCGTCCTCAGTAGGAGCAACCTGCTCCTCGCCACTCATCAAAACCACACACTCACTGGGGGTCCGCACTGTTGCCTGCCACGTCGACATGGCAACAGGCGGCTCCTGGCAGGGGAAGAGGGCTCGGTTGTTGATGGGAGAACCGGCAGTGTAAACACACACCCTGGAAGGGTAAACAATGGCAAATTATAAACAACCCTCACTTTAGTGCTCAAAAGATCcaccaaacacatacacatatacacaaagcCCTCCCACCTCCCCTCCGCGCTCAAAACACTAAAATATCCTGGGGTGTGTTTTTgtgaattaatgaataaatttttttttattttccaacatGGCTAAGaatgttttaattagattttagcagcagaaaaagaaaaaaaaaaaaaatatatatatatatatatatatatatattttttttttttttttttttttttttaatttcctgatTATTTGAATGCATGCATTGTGATGCAAACCTGTTGTCCTGGTCCTTGGTCCATCTCACAGAGGCCCCCGTTGGTCTTGTGTTGTAGTAGATCCTAATAACTCGAGGAAATTCCTCAGGTGACACAACTCCGCTCTTCCTCACCTGCAGACTCCAATGATCTCCATGAAAATGCAGGGAGCTGTCATCTTTAGCACCAGGGGCACGGCTACACTGTGAAAAGAACCAATGCTTCTGCCGCCACTGGCTGGAGGGCATGGAGAAAAGGTTCTGAATAAAGGCTGCTTGTGGGTTTGTTGAAATGCCTTCTGACTTCTCAGGTGTAACCTCTGGAATGAGGTCTGACATGGCAGACACACAAGTGATGTCAACCTCCTCCACTTTTGATACATCAAGGTCACAGCAATCCAGCACCAAAGTGAAATCACTAACACTGGAAGTTTTCCACATATGTGAAGACTGAATGTTGCTGGCATCAACTTCAGTCTTGGATCCACATGCGGCCTGTGGTTCATTTTGGTCCCTTTCTTTTGCAATAAACAACTTTACTTCAGTCTTTTCAAGTCCTATTGTACCTTCCTTTACAGTATCCACCTTCTGAAATGTAGATCCATCCTCAGTCCCTCCAGACTCAATAATCTCAATACCATCACCAGCTCCTGGTCCAATGTCATCCTCAGGCTTAGTCCTAACTCCAGAACATGGCTCCAGGAATAGAACAATACTACCACCAATAACCCTACTGTCAAAATGAACCATCAAGTCCAACACATAATGTCTGACAAGTATGTGGTTAGTATTGGCTCGGAGTGGAAGGTCATCTGTGTCAGGGTTTAGGTCTCCATATGGCTCCATGTCACACAAATGAAAACCACGTTGATCAGAAGATGGCTAAATCAGAAGACATCGTATGAGCACAAATTACATAttcatgatttgtttttagtttgtagTTTCCATAACGTAACTGACCACACATGTTAAAGCTAACAGTTAATACTTTACAGCTTTACTTCGGCTGACGTATAATTCTGTCAATGTATACTGTAATCAAGCCAAATCTGTAAGGGGTCTGGTCAACATCAACTCAAACTTAAGTGCCAATCTGGTCACACATCCAACTAATGTTTCCAAACAGGAAAACGATTCCATTTAATCAGTGTTAATGAGGCAGTATTAGCAAAACACCTCAGCTCAGTGAAAGGAGCAACTATCATTGGGCAGCACATCAAAACTTTCCAGCTGTATATGAAAGTTGTTGCTGTCAAAGTTCTTGTATTGTATAGCATGTAGAAGGCTTGGTAGAGGTACCATTTACTGCAGGAAATTGACTGAGGTTATTCAGTTTAAAACTATATATGTGAAGTTATGTGTGcccacaaaaaaaagagagaaattacAGCAAAAGCTGAGAAAACATTGTCACTTTGGCATCattctaaaatattttagtcTGTAAGCAATTACAACAGTGCAgactttagatttattttaagagGTTGAATGTAATTATCATATGAAATCCTAAAGGATTGCATAGGCTactgttcatgtttgtgtttccttACAAAGGAAAGATATGTGCAAGCAAGAACTATTTTTGATGTCAGCAAGTCTTGTGTTATATCATCAATGAAGTCGTGTAAGGAGACACGAAAGTTCAGTGACTGCTGTTAAAAGCCACCCGGCTTTATAACGTCGGTAACTTCGAGCTAACTTATAGCCACAAACGAGTCagctataaataaaaaactgtccAAAGCCAGAGCGGCGATGTGACCAAAAATCACCAGATTCACTGTAGCTAAAAGTTTACGGAACCACTGACAAAATTACCAACATACCGCATAACATCTCAAGCAGTCGCTAGTCTTGACGAGCTACCAGGCTACCGTCATGCCAAGTCCAGCGAAGATGACGTCATATAACCGCGACTGCAGACGATTGTAGTTCCTCATCTGAAATTACTTGAAAAATGAATGTTCACTTTTGAGTTCTTTTCATAgggttcatttatttattttattttttttgttgtatgaTCTAGGTTTTTCAGTTAGTAAATGATTGTATAATATTGTGGTAGTAAtattaaacacattaattttCAAACTGGccttaaaataagtttttaaaaattgtactACATTTTATGAAAGCATATTTTGCTCAGATTTGAATAAATATATCTATCAATGAACATATGTTAGGATTTCAttcaatattttaatatttactaaTATACAATCAACTTACAAGCTGAGAGAACTATGATTTATTCCATGAAAATAATCATCTATTATagctaaatataaaaagagaaataaaaaaacacgtaaaaacatgttttgttacaCGTCaaataatgaatattttttaaacaaaagttacatttattattg containing:
- the LOC121648720 gene encoding aminopeptidase O isoform X1; the protein is MEPYGDLNPDTDDLPLRANTNHILVRHYVLDLMVHFDSRVIGGSIVLFLEPCSGVRTKPEDDIGPGAGDGIEIIESGGTEDGSTFQKVDTVKEGTIGLEKTEVKLFIAKERDQNEPQAACGSKTEVDASNIQSSHMWKTSSVSDFTLVLDCCDLDVSKVEEVDITCVSAMSDLIPEVTPEKSEGISTNPQAAFIQNLFSMPSSQWRQKHWFFSQCSRAPGAKDDSSLHFHGDHWSLQVRKSGVVSPEEFPRVIRIYYNTRPTGASVRWTKDQDNRVCVYTAGSPINNRALFPCQEPPVAMSTWQATVRTPSECVVLMSGEEQVAPTEDGNTHFLFWNYYVTMPMPASTFTLAVGHWRNVTVETPPVLENKVEDSCYCGKTPEHRADYEEWTETELVAGLGSSSSEVVKDFPLQTGSSRNQTARSDSTFCHSSLEDEKLFATDYSGMVDDGISCSHDDYPCRFTEQSAWSQRVIPHRVFSPVCLLQKAQGVLKLLPQCLAAAHAVLGVHPFPRLDVLIVPAGFSSLGMASPHIIFLSQSVLYGESPASGNSGLSLYGSRICHEIAHSWFGLVIGARDWTEEWISEGFATFLEDIIWAQAQKLSLQETMEQFDLKALLRWRRLSDELQNSKEELQILRPNMEKTGQVSDSGSSTVKHALNPEKTFMQVHYLKGYFLLKFLASQVGEQPLVDFIRLFVRKYHGKLVLSQDFLQMFLITFPAMERKSLTLSAIYADWLDQPGIPKWLYERSAVWSKARLVEEVKAEVVKWILFSQTHQGKGRKRKRIEPKVNYKELSSEQLVMLLELLLEESELSVASMHALQKTYSLQEQDAEVRHRWCELVVKHAYTHAYGDVEHFLVHDQAMGVYLYGELMVQEDPEQQTLARRCLSLVQEEMDQSARRVVEEMIL
- the LOC121648720 gene encoding aminopeptidase O isoform X2 gives rise to the protein MEPYGDLNPDTDDLPLRANTNHILVRHYVLDLMVHFDSRVIGGSIVLFLEPCSGVRTKPEDDIGPGAGDGIEIIESGGTEDGSTFQKVDTVKEGTIGLEKTEVKLFIAKERDQNEPQAACGSKTEVDASNIQSSHMWKTSSVSDFTLVLDCCDLDVSKVEEVDITCVSAMSDLIPEVTPEKSEGISTNPQAAFIQNLFSMPSSQWRQKHWFFSQCSRAPGAKDDSSLHFHGDHWSLQVRKSGVVSPEEFPRVIRIYYNTRPTGASVRWTKDQDNRVCVYTAGSPINNRALFPCQEPPVAMSTWQATVRTPSECVVLMSGEEQVAPTEDGNTHFLFWNYYVTMPMPASTFTLAVGHWRNVTVETPPVLENKVEDSCYCGKTPEHRADYEEWTETELVAGLGSSSSEVVKDFPLQTGRNQTARSDSTFCHSSLEDEKLFATDYSGMVDDGISCSHDDYPCRFTEQSAWSQRVIPHRVFSPVCLLQKAQGVLKLLPQCLAAAHAVLGVHPFPRLDVLIVPAGFSSLGMASPHIIFLSQSVLYGESPASGNSGLSLYGSRICHEIAHSWFGLVIGARDWTEEWISEGFATFLEDIIWAQAQKLSLQETMEQFDLKALLRWRRLSDELQNSKEELQILRPNMEKTGQVSDSGSSTVKHALNPEKTFMQVHYLKGYFLLKFLASQVGEQPLVDFIRLFVRKYHGKLVLSQDFLQMFLITFPAMERKSLTLSAIYADWLDQPGIPKWLYERSAVWSKARLVEEVKAEVVKWILFSQTHQGKGRKRKRIEPKVNYKELSSEQLVMLLELLLEESELSVASMHALQKTYSLQEQDAEVRHRWCELVVKHAYTHAYGDVEHFLVHDQAMGVYLYGELMVQEDPEQQTLARRCLSLVQEEMDQSARRVVEEMIL
- the LOC121648720 gene encoding aminopeptidase O isoform X3, whose product is MEPYGDLNPDTDDLPLRANTNHILVRHYVLDLMVHFDSRVIGGSIVLFLEPCSGVRTKPEDDIGPGAGDGIEIIESGGTEDGSTFQKVDTVKEGTIGLEKTEVKLFIAKERDQNEPQAACGSKTEVDASNIQSSHMWKTSSVSDFTLVLDCCDLDVSKVEEVDITCVSAMSDLIPEVTPEKSEGISTNPQAAFIQNLFSMPSSQWRQKHWFFSQCSRAPGAKDDSSLHFHGDHWSLQVRKSGVVSPEEFPRVIRIYYNTRPTGASVRWTKDQDNRVCVYTAGSPINNRALFPCQEPPVAMSTWQATVRTPSECVVLMSGEEQVAPTEDGNTHFLFWNYYVTMPMPASTFTLAVGHWRNVTVETPPVLENKVEDSCYCGKTPEHRADYEEWTETELVAGLGSSSSEVVKDFPLQTGSSRNQTARSDSTFCHSSLEDEKLFATDYSGMVDDGISCSHDDYPCRFTEQSAWSQRVIPHRVFSPVCLLQKAQGVLKLLPQCLAAAHAVLGVHPFPRLDVLIVPAGFSSLGMASPHIIFLSQSVLYGESPASGNSGLSLYGSRICHEIAHSWFGLVIGARDWTEEWISEGFATFLEDIIWAQAQKLSLQETMEQFDLKALLRWRRLSDELQNSKEELQILRPNMEKTGQVSDSGSSTVKHALNPEKTFMQVHYLKGYFLLKFLASQVGEQPLVDFIRLFVRKYHGKLVLSQDFLQMFLITFPAMERKSLTLSAIYADWLDQPGIPKWLYERSAVWSKARLVEEVKAELSSEQLVMLLELLLEESELSVASMHALQKTYSLQEQDAEVRHRWCELVVKHAYTHAYGDVEHFLVHDQAMGVYLYGELMVQEDPEQQTLARRCLSLVQEEMDQSARRVVEEMIL